CTAAAGCACGCTAATCACGATACAGATTCTCACAAGGATTAATAATTAGCTAAACCTAATCTCTCTTATGACGTACCTGATAAAATCTTTCGGCTTGATTTCGAAATGTTTTCGCTCGTTGTTCGACGGCTCTTTTGTTTCCAATTCGCGCCGGTTCGACCATGAGAGCCAAtggcaaatcgacgtcataaaataAATCGCAAACGTCATCGACAGCACATCGACTCAtcttaatcaattaattgattaattaattaattatgtattcGGTTTTTTGTACTTGagtttttaaaaattttgacATTTTAATCATGTCTGTTGCTTTTGACGTAATCACGGATTTTTCTAATTGTAATCCACCCTTTTTGGGGAAAAAGAGGtgttattaatttatttacttattAGAGTGTTTACTTTTCTTTTGAGAATTTGCTTGATATCAACAAAGCTTTTCTGAAGAGAAGCCAAAGTGGAAGAAACTTGTTTTAAGCGAAATTTTCTCGTGCTTTCTCCGcacaaagaaagagacatTTCATCGGAAATCTGAGTTACTTTACGATCCAAACTCGCCACAAGTCGAGACAAAGAATCCGGCTATagataaatcaataaatcaataaatcaataatgaaATCTCTCTTACCCTAAGACTatgtgacgacgacgcctcaACTAAAAGCCTATCAACAtcagcctaaataaaaaatacataattaaataaataaaataagtCATTGTTAGCTGTACTTTGAATTCTTCTAATAGAACAGCCGTGTGacctctctcttcttctggaCTCAGTCGACTTGCCTTGTCCTCATCCAATGATTCGACGATACTTCTCACCGCCTCCGACGCTTGACTCAGCGCGAAATCTCGATTCACTTtcgccgaagcgacgtcaGGATATTTGACGTGAAgctacattaattaattaattaattaattaattaattattattattaatcttACGGTCATAGAATTCAGAAGGACGTTGTTGATTCGTTTTAATTTCAATCTCGCCAAAGCCAATTTTTCGCTAATACTCGGCGACTTGACATCCTaatataattatatataaGAGAAGAACACGCACGTGACTATTTAATCTAATCCACACAGTTTGTCTTCTTGCAGTCAACTTCAAAAGTTTCTCCAAATCGTTTCCATAGCCACGATAGAGATACGTCACTTCATCCGGGCTCGCAGCTCGTTCCATTTGTTGTAACCAATTATCAACCTAATTAAattacattaattaatctaattaaatcACGTGATACCTGTCTCGCTGCCGATTTGAGtcgtatgacgtcagcagcatcggcaataatcaataaatcggTAACGGCCGTCAAAAGTTCCCGTGCCGATTCGACgagttcgtttcgtcgagccGACGAACAGGGATTGTCGAGAAAGTCACGTGCCGTTGCGTGCATCTCCTTTCcggtcgattcgacgcgatcgcACGCCGATCGCATGTCGATTTCAATTTCGCGATTTTCGCGACCGATTTTGCGCccttcggcgacgaaacgcgccAGCGCGCGATCGAGATCGTTTACGAGCTTCGTCGATCCGTGGAACTTGTTTCCGTGGCCGTAACGCTTGCCCACTAACGTCGAAACCTAGAAtcgtgtgacgtcactcgtaGGACTACGCCCCCGGATATCGCCCCCCCCTATGTTCTCTCTGTGTGCGACTTTTGCGATGTGTGTGTTCGTTCGCATATGCAAATGACTGTGTTTGGGCATATAAAATAGAAGATGATGGGAGCTGCGTCTACCGGATCTATTAGCTCGCTTTTCCACGACTTCCTcctttccctttctctttcccttTTTCGCTTACCTGATCGATGAATGGCTGAAGGGAGTACTCCATCGATCGCGTGCGAACGCGATCGATGTTTCGCGGACGCAATTGAACGCCGAATTCCATGAAGAAAACGGTCGAGATATCGCGATTTGTATCAACGTCACGGGGATGGCCCGGCGGCTTTGCGTCCCGGATAAACTAAACACGTACAAATAAACGAATTTATTCCAGAAACTCTTTTCTCAAAAGACAACATAAGTAAATGATTCTACACGAGAACACGCGGCATGCATGCAGAGAGTCGCTCTAACTAAAGCAACAAAACGAATACTACTATACTAACTACACAGTAGACTATATAGTGTAACGTACgtatagaaaagaaaaaggcgtgTGTGTGAAAACAATCAATTTTAGAACGGCGAGAAAGACACTGCCACTAAACTAATAAGTTCAACTCACCTGCGTATCAGTGAGAGCCTCCGTCGCCTAACGGTGATTGCGGCCCggaaaaagaataaaaagtCGCTTCACTAGTACATTCGACACTACTTGTAGTAGCTTCACCGTTGGGCGGCGGTGATGTCGAGCCAGAATGActcgaatcgccgccgcaATCAACTTCGCCGGCTTCGGCgagggcggcggcgacggcgacggcgacgggactGAGCACGTTTTTGGCAGCTTGTAGCGCTTCGTCGCCCCGCCCACCGGCATCGGTGTAAGCGATGAGAGCCATTTGAATTTTATCGCGGAGATAGCTCAACTGGAGCGACTGGAGTATGTCAAGAAGCTGGCCTATTGTTCCACGTTGCTTTTGAAATCGATCCAGGATGGCTTTAGTTGGACTTTCGTTGTATTTTCTccactttgattctaattcGTCGGCTTCAAAAACTTTGAAGCCAAGCGCGAATTCGGCGACCATCCTCCACCCCGGTCCATTGATACCCGTAAAGATATCAAGTTCTTGTCGAATCTTCTCGTGCACGCAAAGCGGAAGAAGACCGACGGAGCAGTTTTCGTAAAGAGGCGGAAGACGGATGAGATCGCTGCAGTCGCAATAGAGCAATTGGTGCGCCCATTCTTCGACGCCGCCCTGATTAAAGGGAATGCCGACTTTGTAGAGAAGGACggcttcttcgacgtcttcgtacGGATAGAAGATTTTGCATTTTagtccgtcgccgttcttcttcttcaactcctGCGCGCTGAACACTTGACGCTTCACTTCTCGATGATTACCTTTCCACAAGAAATCATTTACTTCTTCTATACGTATACGATATATTAAACAAAGGAATTGCATGAATGCGCAGTGTTTACcttcgactttttcaagCAAAAGCGCGGCATTTTCATTGCAACTCTTGTCGGCTCTCACGACGATATCGACGGCACGCTCCGATCGCAAATATTGCACCTTTATACGAGCCGAATTCTCCTCGAATATAATACCGTCGGCCCAAACGGGAGGATCGTCGACGGGATGCAATTCCTTGAGCCGAACGATGACGCGACTAAAAATCTCGTACTCTAAAATGGATTTCTGTTCAGAACACTGCAATCGTCGACCAGCAAACACGTCGTTCTCGCTGCTATTCCTCGTCCAAAAATACTTGGGAAAGGGCAATTCGCTGAGAAGTGCCGGTATGACGAcgcattcgacgtcgtcgtcgcccgtcgtcgccgtcgccgtgtAGCACAACTGAAGTTGACGAAATATACGAAGGACGTGTTCGCTGCTGTTTTGCCACGATGAGAAAATCCTGAGTACGTTGCAGACAGCCACTTTTCCGTCTGGATTGATGCAGTGTCGGAGAGCCCTAAAAGCGCGTAAGCACAAGAGATGCCCAACCAGATCGCAACAGAGAACGTTGGGATCTAAACAGATGAGACGTTCGGGACAATCGGGCGTCGAATCAATGCaaataatctaaaaaatacaTTTCCATTTCTAGATTTTATCCATAAACAAATTTCTACCTCTCCTATCAAGTCGAGATAATAGGCAATTGCGTCAGTACGATCGGGCGTCGCAGCGACGATTTCCTCTTGTATTACTTTGACAAATTCGCTGAACGTCATGACAGGAAGACGATTCTTGGGAAATCTCTTCACCAAATCGCGAATTTTCGATTTGATAACCAGCGCCAATTTGGGCACAGGCTTCAAATTCTAAAAGGGCGTAAAATCGCACCACTAAGATTCAATTAAATGAGTACTATATACGCTTTCTAAGACggtcttctcttcttctagaACTGTTCGCAAATCGGCAAGTTTTCCCGGCTTTCGACAATCGAGATAGAAGACTTTGTCATGAAAGTCGAGATCACGTTTAAACACGTCTCTGACATTCGACAGGGCAGTGTTTAAGATGGCCATTTTATGTCTCAGATCTAAGGacacaaaagagaaaatatatacaaacgtgacgacgtcattatcaACATACCTATTCCGTCcgttttgacgtcggcgTGACTTGCCGCTAAAATCACTTTAGGtagtcgtttttcgtcgttcaagTGAAAGATGATTCTTTGAGAGCAGGCAAACGTGTATGACCCGTATATAAATCCGGCCCAATAGCGCAAATAGGTTTCGTATGTCGATTCGTCTGATTTAAGACTAATCACGATGATCATGATTGAATTTCGAGCGCCGAGAAAGAGCGAGTGCGTGACGTAATAGCTCATTTCGCCGCCAAAATCGAACACGCACATTTCGCCAATTTCCGGCAAATGCAGCGTTTTTATCGATATCCCAATCGTACGCTCTCTCGCATTGTTGGGATCGTCGGCCCGTAAGCCACCAATCCAATCGACAAATAGCCCCGGAGAACGGCCAAGAGATTTGCAAAGGGTCGTCTTGCCGACACCGGAGTCGCCACATACAATCAGCTTTGTTATCTTCAGACCCGTTGTTTCTTCGTTAACGAGACGTCTTTGAGCATAAAAAGCCTATAGATATAGAGAGAAATGTATCACTGGTCTATGTACTGTTTTGCGTTTACCTTTTGATACTTTTCGAGAATTTGCACTATATTCGAATAGAGACTCAGCGAAGAAGCGGCTTGCAATGGCGTCTCTCTTTTCTacaaaaaacaataattatttattaattaattaattaattaattaattaaacaaacgTCTCTTGTTTGAATGCTCAGATTGCATCCTCTCTTGCAAAGCTCTTCGACGGCAGCCGTGTGCCGGCCTTCAATAGCAAGATGAATGGGAGCGCGACCATcctaaaattaataataaataaataaataaaaatgttAATTATTTTCTACCTCGTCTTGGCTATTGATACAGATATCATATAAGGCATTACTACGCTTTCCAGCGGCGTCAAGAAGTGCACTTATCACTTCGACGGTTCCACGTCGTGCAGCGTAATGTAAGGGAATTTGACCGccctaaaagaagaaatgttACGCGTGCTTCCTTGTCTAATATAGATGTATTCACTCGATCTGCGGCACATAGGCTCGTCTGTAATTCGCTACAAAGgtatttgatgacgtcgagatgATCGCCGCCtcgaaaattcaaaacgGCAAAATGAAGAGGAACGCGATTATCCTACAAGAAACAAATGACAACAAAAGTTACAATAATCTATTATTATCTATTTTTTATGTGActtgatttttcttcagaagaGCGGGACTGCCCTTGGGCAAACGCTCGCAAATTCtcgtcacggcgacgagatccAATTGATAAGCGGCGCAATGCAAAGCGCTCATTCGCGATTGAGCCATACGTGCAATGTGACTGGCGCGAAGTGTAGCATCCGCTCCATTATCCAATAACCAGCTAATCATATCGTGTTTTCGCTCGAGAACCGCATGATGAAGAGCCGATTGATTTCCCAAGCAGAGCTAATCACACAATACATAATCTCTAATAAATAGATTACATAATATTATAATCTTATTACGCTATTGATGTCCCATCCCAAGGTGAGTAAGAGCTGAGCGACTTGCACGTGACCATATTTTATTGCCAAATGAAAGGGATCGTCGGTTTCGACGTTATAAGCAGAAACCTGCGCGAAGGAGAAACCTTTCCCCTTTTTCCCAACACGGACAAATTTCTTCCGGGTTAGCGCGGGAGGTGAACATTCCTAATCGCCTAGCTAAGCGCGCGTAGGGAAATTTTCCGGTTATACGGGAAATTACAAGTCAAGGACCtaagggggccccacttttgtcttctcttttcttactCCGATTACGCAGGCCATCGATAGTAGAgcgattgtcgtcgatcgttccgTTACGGCAACGTAACGCGAAGGATCGtcgagcgaatcgacgacggcctTCACTTCGGCTTCGATTGCgtcgaaaagtcgtcgaataGCCGaagaatcgtcgacgatgcaCGCTTTGCAGAAAtcgctcgttctcgtctaGAAAAAAGGGAGGGGGGCGGGGGAGGGAAATTAGTAACAGTGTATctcactctctctctctctctcttatttTATACTGAAAATGTATCGACGAGGGTTTCGGCGACTGTTCGACTCGTTTCTTTGCGATCGATACCGcatttttcgacgatttcgttgaGGACGAAGTGTACGAATCCCTTCTGTCGACTTCGACTGTTCATTGTGGGGATTCGCGTGCGCAAGTGATCGCCTAAATCGCGCTTGGGACGTTCTGGGGGGTCCGACGATTGACGGGGCCTTTGTAATGATGCCATACGACGGGAATCGTCCCGAAGCGAATTTCGTTCGTCTACTGAAAGCGATGATGAGGCGCACTGCCCCTTTTCGGATTCGATTCCGAGGCTAGCGTGCGTTTCGACACGTCATTCACCACCACGCCCCCAGCCAAGCGGCCGGCTAAATAAATGTCTCTCTAAAAACATCAAATTCCTTATAGtaaattcaataaaaataattcattatacagacgtttctttgcaTTTACGCGTAGTAGGCACTTTGTTcttgtcttcttcctctgCCAAATAAACGGCTGGTAATCCAGTGGAACTATTCAACGGTCCAATAAGAGCCACGTAATCATTGAGTGGCGTTTCAACGCGTATCGATTTATAGGGAGAAAAGTCCTGAAGACGAAAGAACAAGACGACAGATAAACTCATTACAAATTGCGACACTTCCATTATGAGACTTCGTATCCAGACGAGTTGCGTCACAAATATGACGACGCAAATTGCAAAAGCCGAAAGCCCCGCCCAAATCACCACGACACAACGAAACGACTTGTACAAATGAATTTTCGCCGAAATTTGATCTTGAACCGTTAGACTGCTCAGAAATTTCAAATCCAACTGTTTGACCCAATTTTCGGCGTAGCGTTTCTGTCGCACGAGATTATTCACGTTCTTTGTCGACCAACGAAGAGATTTATAAATAACAAAGACACAACAGCACACAGCAAACgcctagagagagagagagacacgCCCACTTCATCTAGACACCCATACATAGGAAAAACTTACCAGGAAATATTCGTGAACCCACGCAATGCACATGATGGATGCAGTAATGGCAATAAACATAACTAAGAGACACAATCagtgtattaattaattaattctatatgtgtgttttaattaattaattaattctatatttgtgttttatttattacctATCATTCCTATCCATTTGTAGATTGAGACTTTGAAGTGGCAAACGCACCAGCCCTCTCCCGCTAGCATGAgtacgagaaagagaaaaccgGTTTGAAAActatagaaaacgtttttcaaaTTGTTGAGCCAATCACTTGGAACACCTGtaattaaatagaaaaaatgatGTCATATGAGAAAGATGAATGAGACCTTGAGATGAAATCAATTTCCAATGATAGAACTGAACCAATGCAGTTGCAATAGCCAATAAGGGAACGAGAGTAAGAGTACGATGCAGAGAATTAGAATGCTAAAGGATAACAATAATAAACAAAGTTATGGcgataatttatttatttatttattattacctTTCTGAAGAAGTACCAATTGAATAGCCACAATGCCATTCCAAATGACCAAACTGCAGTTATAACAAGATAAACAAACGGAAGAGGAATTTCATCCGAGCTCAAATGCTCATCATCAGGATTATAGAGAGCAAGGCGatactaataataaaaataatatacATATAagtatttaattttatttcttacGGAGCAGGTTATGATTTTTCGGCGCGTAAAATTTCTTAGACTATCATCGTCATTATTGCACTTCATTAGAAATGCGTCAAAAAAGCCGTCGGCGGAAAATTTGCGCCGTTCCATTTGCAACTGCGTCTCGTTTAGATTatgaagaaatgaaacgtCTACTGGATAGGACTTGCAACTCAagtctcttcttctcgccaCACAAATGCTTTGAAAAATGGAACCACCGCTTGACTTAATCTGGAAGGGGGAAACAAAGGGAGtgctaacgcgcgttatCAAACCCGGAAATGCTCATCATTGTCTCCTATTATTTCTGTAACCGCAGACAAAAACGGAGCCTTACGTTAGTCGCTTGATCCGACGGACACATAAGAATGCGAAGATTTACGTTTTCGTTGCCAAAACGCGTCTAAAATCGAAAGGCGAGTCGAAAAGAACGGCGCGATCGGTCGCGAGACGTACGCAAGTCGCGCGAAACTCGATGCGACCACCGTGTCGAAAGCCGAAGGCGGTCGATTGAACGCTTTCGCCATCGTTCGCCGAActttgaagagaaacgtcgccgGTCCACACGCGAGCCGCGCTTacgtcgaagaggaagagaacgatcgccgagaCGCACACAATCCGACTGGCAGGCGTCATATCGGTCGAAAAATGCCAAGAGACCTCACGCCCCAGGGACTTGTTAGCGTGCGTCGAAAAAAGCCAggatgtcgacgtcgagtttcCCCACCCCCTTCCCCGTGAAAGAAATGTCTTATGTTTCTTTCTACACGTAgtctttcgttctttttgagCTTCCCGACGAGTAggttcgttttctcgtagaATGCTTACCGTCGCTACTATTATAGTCGTCGGATGAATCATCTTCGCTGCAGCTGATGACTGTTCCACTGTGTGAccatcgttttttcttcttttccttcttgtGCTTTTTCCTatgcttttccttcttctttttctttctgaaataaaaaattagtaAAGTCGGCGTCGTAGCCAAATACTTTCGTAACCTCTTCTCCGGTTTTGGACCgaattcctcttcttcttcaccgATTAATTGCCTAAGTTTGTAGAGTGACGTGGCtcgcttcgcttcttctttttctttgagttTAGCAGCAGCAAGCTCAAGTAACAAATTAGAAACAATACAAGAAATTCAAACGTCAAtaaaccgccgccgccaccgccgccggaaATTTGAATATTCCGCAAAAGAACGAGCGAAAAACGCCGCACACGCACGGAGAAAAATAACACTAGTATGTCTATAAAAAACCGAATCAATAACTTTACCAATTTCTCCTCTTGACGCGCTTCAATTTCCATTTTAATTTCAACGTTTCTCAAACTTTCTTTAGCACTATCCAAATTCGGATTCACATCTAAGGCGTCCTTAAAATAGCCTAAAGCTTCGCGATAACTCCGTTTCTTCACGAGACTATAATAATATTACATCAGAagtc
The Oscarella lobularis chromosome 3, ooOscLobu1.1, whole genome shotgun sequence DNA segment above includes these coding regions:
- the LOC136185442 gene encoding death-associated protein kinase 1-like produces the protein MASLQRPRQSSDPPERPKRDLGDHLRTRIPTMNSRSRQKGFVHFVLNEIVEKCGIDRKETSRTVAETLVDTFSTRTSDFCKACIVDDSSAIRRLFDAIEAEVKAVVDSLDDPSRYVAVTERSTTIALLSMACVIGVSAYNVETDDPFHLAIKYGHVQVAQLLLTLGWDINSLCLGNQSALHHAVLERKHDMISWLLDNGADATLRASHIARMAQSRMSALHCAAYQLDLVAVTRICERLPKGSPALLKKNQDNRVPLHFAVLNFRGGDHLDVIKYLCSELQTSLCAADRGGQIPLHYAARRGTVEVISALLDAAGKRSNALYDICINSQDEDGRAPIHLAIEGRHTAAVEELCKRGCNLSIQTRDKRETPLQAASSLSLYSNIVQILEKYQKAFYAQRRLVNEETTGLKITKLIVCGDSGVGKTTLCKSLGRSPGLFVDWIGGLRADDPNNARERTIGISIKTLHLPEIGEMCVFDFGGEMSYYVTHSLFLGARNSIMIIVISLKSDESTYETYLRYWAGFIYGSYTFACSQRIIFHLNDEKRLPKVILAASHADVKTDGIDLRHKMAILNTALSNVRDVFKRDLDFHDKVFYLDCRKPGKLADLRTVLEEEKTVLESNLKPVPKLALVIKSKIRDLVKRFPKNRLPVMTFSEFVKVIQEEIVAATPDRTDAIAYYLDLIGEIICIDSTPDCPERLICLDPNVLCCDLVGHLLCLRAFRALRHCINPDGKVAVCNVLRIFSSWQNSSEHVLRIFRQLQLCYTATATTGDDDVECVVIPALLSELPFPKYFWTRNSSENDVFAGRRLQCSEQKSILEYEIFSRVIVRLKELHPVDDPPVWADGIIFEENSARIKVQYLRSERAVDIVVRADKSCNENAALLLEKVEEEVNDFLWKGNHREVKRQVFSAQELKKKNGDGLKCKIFYPYEDVEEAVLLYKVGIPFNQGGVEEWAHQLLYCDCSDLIRLPPLYENCSVGLLPLCVHEKIRQELDIFTGINGPGWRMVAEFALGFKVFEADELESKWRKYNESPTKAILDRFQKQRGTIGQLLDILQSLQLSYLRDKIQMALIAYTDAGGRGDEALQAAKNVLSPVAVAVAAALAEAGEVDCGGDSSHSGSTSPPPNGEATTSSVECTSEATFYSFSGPQSPLGDGGSH
- the LOC136185453 gene encoding protein GPR107-like — its product is MTPASRIVCVSAIVLFLFDVSAARVWTGDVSLQSSANDGESVQSTAFGFRHGGRIEFRATCTRFGNENVNLRILMCPSDQATNIKSSGGSIFQSICVARRRDLSCKSYPVDVSFLHNLNETQLQMERRKFSADGFFDAFLMKCNNDDDSLRNFTRRKIITCSYRLALYNPDDEHLSSDEIPLPFVYLVITAVWSFGMALWLFNWYFFRKHSNSLHRTLTLVPLLAIATALVQFYHWKLISSQGVPSDWLNNLKNVFYSFQTGFLFLVLMLAGEGWCVCHFKVSIYKWIGMIVMFIAITASIMCIAWVHEYFLAFAVCCCVFVIYKSLRWSTKNVNNLVRQKRYAENWVKQLDLKFLSSLTVQDQISAKIHLYKSFRCVVVIWAGLSAFAICVVIFVTQLVWIRSLIMEVSQFVMSLSVVLFFRLQDFSPYKSIRVETPLNDYVALIGPLNSSTGLPAVYLAEEEDKNKVPTTRKCKETSV